Proteins encoded within one genomic window of Cellulomonas flavigena DSM 20109:
- a CDS encoding ABC transporter ATP-binding protein: protein MTATTTDRRGAGSAADAPLVVVEHVDRTYGSGHAAVHALRDVSLTVAPGELVALVGRSGSGKTTLLNTIGGLDRPDGGRVVVAGREVSSLDEKGLVALRRDVVAFVFQTFGLVPVLTAAENVGVPLRMRRTPVAEREARVELLLDLVGLGPHARQRPGQLSGGQQQRVAIARALANSPRLLIADEPTGQLDSETGRAVMALIRAVVEAEGMTAIVSTHDPVMVALADRVVNLADGRLVDA, encoded by the coding sequence ATGACCGCCACCACGACCGACCGCCGCGGCGCCGGGAGCGCGGCCGACGCGCCGCTCGTCGTCGTCGAGCACGTCGACCGCACGTACGGCTCGGGCCACGCGGCGGTCCACGCGCTGCGCGACGTCTCGCTCACGGTCGCGCCGGGCGAGCTCGTCGCCCTCGTGGGCCGCTCCGGCTCGGGCAAGACGACGCTGCTCAACACGATCGGCGGGCTCGACCGCCCGGACGGCGGCCGGGTCGTCGTCGCGGGCCGTGAGGTGTCGTCGCTCGACGAGAAGGGCCTGGTCGCGCTGCGCCGCGACGTCGTCGCGTTCGTCTTCCAGACCTTCGGGCTCGTGCCCGTGCTGACGGCCGCGGAGAACGTGGGCGTCCCGCTGCGGATGCGACGCACGCCCGTCGCGGAGCGCGAGGCCCGCGTCGAGCTGCTGCTCGACCTCGTGGGACTGGGCCCGCACGCCCGCCAGCGCCCGGGGCAGCTCTCCGGCGGTCAGCAGCAGCGGGTGGCGATCGCCCGCGCGCTGGCCAACTCCCCGCGCCTGCTCATCGCCGACGAGCCCACGGGCCAGCTCGACTCCGAGACGGGCCGGGCGGTGATGGCGCTCATCCGGGCCGTCGTCGAGGCCGAGGGCATGACCGCGATCGTCTCGACGCACGACCCGGTGATGGTCGCGCTGGCCGACCGCGTCGTGAACCTCGCCGACGGCCGCCTCGTCGACGCCTGA
- a CDS encoding FtsX-like permease family protein, producing the protein MRWRGRLLRGRGQDQAPVVLVVTLVAVASATLVGLLAGLLHVAERDAVPQAISRLDPQRTHLEATLWVRGDDVEPALDRARDGLARITGDVPTTERTWLIGGLRALPTELGVPPELTYLAALPHDDEDLVRLASGRWPAASTDADGRVEVNVPVVAAQALGWEVGSTVHARPWGEEHGDAFVVVGTHEPAGPRSAWSRDRLRGQGRSAGFNLPGSAGLIRTTAWGPLVVDPAVLTRPQMVDTAYLVVEPDLAASTADAVAALRTQVDDGARILSDALTGPVSGRLQTDVDTTIDATWRELVVTRAAVVTIGLLLGTLATTVLLLTARLLAERRAGEAELLAARGASPAQLRSTVLLEALVLATLTWLVSPWLARGALAVVTRSGPPAEAGYTVPEGVPGGVLLACGAIAVALAVTLCVPAWHTAGSTSRSVHGGLLRVGGDLALLVLGALALGQLVAYGSPLTRGADGPRLDPVLVAGPALVCLAAATVALRLVAPVARAGERLARGARSLVLPLAAWQVARRSAVATGTVLVVVVAVAAGTFSAAFAATWRTSQVEQVDLALGTDLRADAIEEDPLAASAALAAATAAYPDAHGQPVTDRVVGMGPRGNTGGVGGRLVALDASRPQDLRGRSTTPWREVVAGLHADEPSTTVGTELPAGTQWLVLTGSVDTDPFLSGTAVLGLGVEDDQGVLTQLPPRTAPLGRPFEVVLEVPVADRLRVVATDLTVSVHEPESVLTTDSRLVPVRTTLTSLRAVPRSAGIGRELDVHEAPAQPVPLRLDGWTGVVTQGESTVGAPELVPVGAPGAWHVTGTMKVDTWGTPPVRVLSAAWPLPRTVPAAVSESVLDVLETRQGLTITVAGVSVPLQVERLVEQVPGVPRGIGVVVDRTTLSRAVLTAGGRTDLLDSWWVAAPATTTAALAADLAGVDADVTTRAAERHDALTGPVRVAVPTAVSLVAVSAVLLVLVGTGAVAAASLRSRRLELARLQALGASRAGLVGGLLAETTLLVTVGALAGLAAGYGLAAAVAPLLTMSPDGRTPAPEPWLVWGWGTQSLRTLGVVAAACAVTALVAVLGVRRTSGAALRMGDDR; encoded by the coding sequence ATGAGATGGCGTGGCCGGCTGCTGCGCGGCCGAGGTCAGGACCAGGCCCCGGTCGTGCTGGTCGTCACGCTCGTGGCGGTCGCGTCCGCGACCCTCGTCGGCCTGCTCGCCGGGCTGCTGCACGTCGCCGAGCGCGACGCCGTGCCGCAGGCCATCAGCCGGCTCGACCCGCAGCGCACGCACCTCGAGGCGACGCTGTGGGTGCGCGGGGACGACGTCGAGCCGGCGCTCGACAGGGCCCGCGACGGCCTCGCCCGCATCACGGGGGACGTCCCGACCACCGAGCGGACGTGGCTGATCGGCGGGCTGCGCGCGCTGCCGACCGAGCTCGGCGTCCCACCCGAGCTGACGTACCTCGCTGCACTCCCCCACGACGACGAGGACCTCGTGCGCCTCGCGAGCGGACGCTGGCCCGCCGCCTCGACCGACGCGGACGGCCGCGTCGAGGTGAACGTCCCGGTCGTCGCCGCGCAGGCGCTCGGGTGGGAGGTCGGCAGCACCGTCCACGCCCGGCCGTGGGGCGAGGAGCACGGCGACGCGTTCGTCGTCGTCGGGACCCACGAGCCCGCGGGTCCGCGCAGCGCCTGGTCGCGCGACCGGCTGCGCGGCCAGGGACGCAGCGCAGGGTTCAACCTGCCCGGGTCGGCCGGTCTGATCCGCACCACCGCGTGGGGACCGCTCGTCGTCGACCCCGCGGTCCTCACCAGGCCCCAGATGGTCGACACCGCCTACCTCGTGGTCGAGCCCGACCTCGCCGCGTCGACGGCCGACGCGGTGGCGGCGCTGCGCACGCAGGTCGACGACGGCGCGCGGATCCTCTCCGACGCACTGACCGGCCCCGTCAGCGGACGGCTGCAGACGGACGTCGACACGACGATCGACGCGACGTGGCGCGAGCTGGTGGTGACGCGCGCCGCGGTGGTGACGATCGGCCTGCTGCTGGGCACGCTGGCCACGACCGTGCTGCTGCTGACGGCCCGCCTGCTCGCGGAACGGCGAGCCGGGGAGGCCGAGCTGCTCGCAGCCCGCGGCGCGTCTCCTGCGCAGCTGCGCTCGACGGTGCTGCTCGAGGCCCTCGTGCTGGCGACCCTCACGTGGCTCGTCTCCCCGTGGCTCGCGCGCGGCGCGCTGGCGGTCGTGACCCGCTCGGGCCCGCCGGCCGAGGCCGGCTACACCGTGCCGGAGGGCGTGCCGGGCGGCGTGCTGCTCGCCTGCGGCGCCATCGCCGTCGCTCTCGCCGTCACGCTGTGCGTGCCCGCGTGGCACACCGCGGGGTCGACGTCGCGCTCCGTGCACGGCGGACTGCTGCGCGTCGGCGGTGACCTCGCGCTCCTCGTGCTGGGCGCGCTGGCGCTGGGCCAGCTCGTCGCCTACGGCTCGCCGCTGACGCGCGGCGCCGACGGCCCGCGGCTGGACCCCGTGCTGGTCGCCGGTCCCGCGCTGGTGTGCCTCGCGGCGGCGACGGTGGCGCTGCGCCTCGTCGCGCCCGTCGCGCGCGCCGGCGAACGGCTCGCGCGTGGCGCCCGCTCGCTGGTGCTGCCGCTCGCGGCCTGGCAGGTGGCACGGCGGTCCGCGGTGGCCACCGGCACCGTGCTCGTGGTGGTCGTCGCAGTCGCGGCCGGCACGTTCAGCGCCGCGTTCGCGGCGACCTGGCGCACGTCCCAGGTCGAGCAGGTCGACCTCGCGCTGGGCACCGACCTGCGGGCCGACGCCATCGAGGAGGACCCCCTCGCCGCGTCGGCCGCGCTCGCCGCCGCGACCGCCGCGTACCCGGACGCGCACGGCCAGCCCGTCACGGACCGCGTGGTCGGGATGGGCCCGCGGGGCAACACGGGCGGGGTCGGCGGCAGGCTGGTCGCGCTCGACGCGTCCCGTCCTCAGGACCTGCGGGGGCGCTCGACCACCCCGTGGCGCGAGGTGGTCGCCGGGCTGCACGCCGACGAGCCGTCGACGACCGTCGGGACCGAGCTGCCCGCCGGCACGCAGTGGCTCGTGCTCACGGGCTCGGTCGACACCGACCCCTTCCTCAGCGGCACCGCGGTGCTGGGCCTCGGCGTCGAGGACGACCAGGGTGTCCTCACGCAGCTCCCGCCGCGCACCGCGCCGCTCGGGAGGCCGTTCGAGGTCGTGCTCGAGGTGCCCGTCGCCGACCGGCTGCGTGTCGTGGCAACCGACCTGACCGTGAGCGTCCACGAGCCCGAGAGCGTCCTGACGACCGACTCCCGCCTGGTGCCCGTGCGGACCACCCTGACGTCACTGCGCGCGGTCCCGCGCTCGGCCGGCATCGGCAGGGAGCTCGACGTCCACGAGGCACCCGCGCAGCCCGTGCCGCTGCGCCTCGACGGCTGGACCGGGGTCGTCACGCAGGGCGAGAGCACCGTGGGCGCCCCGGAGCTCGTACCGGTGGGTGCCCCGGGCGCGTGGCACGTGACCGGCACGATGAAGGTCGACACGTGGGGCACCCCGCCGGTGCGCGTGCTCAGCGCCGCGTGGCCGCTCCCCCGGACCGTGCCCGCCGCCGTGAGCGAGTCGGTGCTCGACGTCCTCGAGACGCGGCAGGGCCTGACGATCACGGTGGCCGGCGTGTCGGTCCCGCTCCAGGTCGAGCGGCTCGTCGAGCAGGTCCCGGGCGTGCCGCGCGGGATCGGGGTCGTGGTCGACCGCACGACACTCTCGCGGGCCGTGCTCACCGCGGGCGGCCGCACGGACCTGCTCGACTCCTGGTGGGTCGCGGCCCCGGCGACCACCACCGCTGCGCTCGCCGCCGACCTCGCGGGCGTCGACGCCGACGTCACGACACGGGCGGCCGAGCGGCACGACGCGCTCACCGGGCCCGTACGGGTCGCGGTCCCGACCGCGGTGTCGCTGGTCGCGGTGTCCGCCGTGCTGCTCGTGCTCGTCGGCACGGGCGCCGTCGCCGCCGCGTCGCTGCGCTCGCGCCGCCTGGAGCTCGCACGGCTCCAGGCGCTCGGCGCCTCGCGTGCCGGGCTCGTCGGAGGGCTGCTCGCCGAGACCACGCTGCTCGTCACGGTGGGGGCCCTCGCGGGGCTCGCGGCCGGCTACGGGCTGGCCGCCGCGGTCGCCCCGCTGCTGACGATGTCGCCCGACGGCCGCACGCCCGCACCCGAGCCCTGGCTCGTGTGGGGCTGGGGAACGCAGTCGCTGCGCACCCTCGGCGTCGTCGCCGCCGCGTGCGCCGTCACCGCCCTCGTCGCCGTGCTCGGCGTGCGCCGCACGTCGGGAGCCGCGCTGCGGATGGGGGACGACCGATGA
- a CDS encoding ABC transporter ATP-binding protein codes for MDDGPTVQDAPPTSLATLEERARARPEAFGRTSLIVCESLVRIYQAEGIEVQALQGLDLLVDEGELVAVVGASGSGKSTLLSVLSGLDVPTAGNVRVGEWDLMTMTARERVEYRRSTVGFVWQQTARNLVPYLTAAENVELPMALAGRPRKQRRSEAAALLDVLGVAYCAARRPSQMSGGEQQRVAIAVGLANSPRVLFADEPTGELDTATSNDVLEAMRAVNRDLGTTVVVVTHDPSVSEHVQRTVEIRDGRTSTEVLRRTATRDDGTEHEVAEEFAVLDRAGRVQLPREYRETLELVGRVRLTLEQSHVAVRPGHDRPGHDRPGHDAPPAATDPQHPSHGRRAR; via the coding sequence ATGGACGACGGACCGACGGTGCAGGACGCACCCCCGACCAGTCTGGCCACGCTGGAGGAACGCGCGCGGGCGCGTCCCGAGGCGTTCGGGCGGACGTCGCTGATCGTGTGCGAGTCCCTCGTCCGCATCTACCAGGCGGAGGGCATCGAGGTGCAGGCCCTGCAGGGCCTGGACCTGCTGGTCGACGAGGGCGAGCTGGTGGCCGTCGTGGGGGCGTCCGGGTCCGGCAAGTCGACGCTGCTGTCGGTGCTGTCGGGGCTCGACGTGCCCACGGCCGGCAACGTGCGCGTCGGCGAGTGGGACCTCATGACCATGACGGCGCGCGAGCGCGTCGAGTACCGGCGCTCCACCGTGGGTTTCGTGTGGCAGCAGACCGCGCGCAACCTCGTGCCCTACCTCACGGCCGCGGAGAACGTGGAGCTGCCCATGGCGCTCGCGGGGCGCCCCCGCAAGCAGCGGCGCAGCGAGGCCGCGGCGCTGCTCGACGTGCTGGGCGTCGCGTACTGCGCGGCCCGCCGGCCGAGCCAGATGTCGGGCGGCGAGCAGCAGCGTGTCGCGATCGCGGTCGGCCTGGCCAACTCCCCGCGTGTGCTGTTCGCGGACGAGCCGACGGGCGAGCTCGACACCGCGACGTCGAACGACGTGCTCGAGGCGATGCGCGCGGTCAACCGCGACCTGGGCACGACCGTCGTCGTGGTGACCCACGACCCGAGCGTGAGCGAGCACGTGCAGCGCACGGTCGAGATCCGCGACGGCCGCACGAGCACCGAGGTGCTGCGCCGCACCGCGACGCGTGACGACGGCACCGAGCACGAGGTCGCCGAGGAGTTCGCGGTGCTCGACCGCGCGGGCCGCGTCCAGCTGCCGCGGGAGTACCGCGAGACGCTCGAGCTCGTCGGGCGGGTGCGGCTCACGCTCGAGCAGTCCCACGTCGCGGTGCGCCCCGGTCACGACCGGCCGGGTCACGATCGGCCGGGCCACGACGCCCCGCCCGCCGCGACCGACCCGCAGCACCCGAGCCACGGACGGAGAGCCCGATGA
- a CDS encoding FtsX-like permease family protein, whose amino-acid sequence MSTLGTRVRATTAHALLVTQRRAGQDRSLLVGTALLLLVTLVLTLGVPRLVERTADEAVQETVRAAGRDADLVAVPVANPDRMGPLDPELEAYGAAGFLGQELGDVIEMPVATVVGAPATVRTPAGAFSLDLVHVGRLRDTEPAVRWVAGTEPTAVPDDQQNGRVLGDDGPRSVQVGLSVAAAEALGVSIDDGPFTARRQTSGGWNHIVVTGLYEPVDPQDALWAGRPGLLAAVTSPVGAETRLQTSAYVPRASVPDMVHVLGTLGVAASARAAVRTDGLTVAGVHDVVHTIEALAARSGRLTSGLPGVVEAFDARMSAARAQSSLVVAGVASAAALCLVLAASLLVTRRRPFLAAERARGASIASVAARGLVESVPVVLAAALLAGVVVLVPLHDQPGSALLTVAVATVAALAPAALAAREAVGAWNGRRVPADRRARAAQQARRRARRVVVEVSTVLLAAGALVSVRGRGLVPLSAGEVDPLLAAAPVLVASAAALVVVRVSPAVVRWAGRGASRSRGLAAPLAVARAHGATTAVVPLLTVTVCVALVVLSGTLVHTVRVGQQAAADQLVGAPVRLDGRLGTFSGRDVLEAVAQAPGVTTLATGAQIPRRTFGERTGLTATLLVVDAAELAQVRAAAGLPVDDGLAALGEPGPAGTVPALVSADLLARSGTLGAGTQGTGTSGTEAIVSALNATLRLDVRGTTGLTPDAGAPTLDARITDTVGDDDGLVVVDRALLARVADQAPSVDRAWVAGPGAVAAVEAAGVPPEDRSGIVVTTRDGWWRAWSQAPLTSALTTLFLASVGVLAALAVLALALVVVATARERGRTLSALRTLGLDARTARWATLGELAPLVLGGLVGGAVIGLGVPLLVGDALGLQRLTGEPTGTTVVLTWWPVVAAVTALTVALVVAVAVEQAVRRRDRLGDVLRVGER is encoded by the coding sequence ATGAGCACCCTCGGGACGCGCGTCCGCGCGACGACGGCCCACGCGCTGCTGGTCACGCAGCGACGTGCCGGGCAGGACCGGTCGCTGCTCGTCGGCACGGCCCTGCTGCTGCTGGTCACGCTCGTGCTCACCCTCGGCGTCCCGCGCCTGGTCGAGCGCACCGCGGACGAGGCGGTGCAGGAGACCGTGCGCGCCGCGGGCCGCGACGCGGACCTCGTCGCCGTGCCCGTCGCGAACCCCGACCGCATGGGGCCGCTCGACCCGGAGCTGGAGGCGTACGGGGCGGCCGGCTTCCTCGGCCAGGAGCTCGGCGACGTCATCGAGATGCCGGTCGCCACGGTCGTCGGCGCGCCCGCGACCGTCCGCACACCGGCCGGCGCGTTCTCCCTCGACCTCGTGCACGTCGGGCGCCTGCGGGACACCGAGCCCGCCGTGCGCTGGGTGGCCGGCACCGAGCCGACCGCCGTGCCGGACGACCAGCAGAACGGCCGCGTGCTGGGCGACGACGGCCCCCGGTCGGTGCAGGTGGGCCTCAGCGTCGCGGCGGCCGAGGCGCTCGGCGTCAGCATCGACGACGGGCCGTTCACCGCGCGGCGCCAGACCTCCGGCGGCTGGAACCACATCGTCGTGACGGGCCTCTACGAGCCCGTCGACCCGCAGGACGCGCTGTGGGCCGGCCGGCCCGGCCTGCTCGCGGCCGTCACGTCACCGGTCGGCGCCGAGACCCGCCTGCAGACGTCCGCCTACGTCCCCCGGGCGTCGGTGCCGGACATGGTCCACGTGCTCGGGACCCTCGGCGTGGCCGCGTCGGCCCGCGCCGCCGTGCGGACGGACGGCCTGACGGTCGCCGGCGTGCACGACGTGGTGCACACGATCGAGGCGCTGGCGGCCCGCTCGGGGCGCCTCACCAGTGGCCTGCCGGGCGTCGTCGAGGCCTTCGACGCCCGCATGTCCGCGGCCCGGGCGCAGAGCTCGCTCGTCGTGGCGGGCGTCGCGTCCGCGGCCGCGCTGTGCCTCGTGCTCGCGGCGTCGCTGCTCGTCACGCGCCGCCGCCCGTTCCTCGCCGCGGAACGTGCCCGGGGCGCGTCGATCGCGTCGGTCGCGGCTCGCGGGCTGGTGGAGTCCGTGCCGGTCGTTCTCGCGGCAGCGCTGCTCGCCGGCGTCGTCGTGCTCGTGCCGCTGCACGACCAGCCGGGGTCCGCGCTCCTCACCGTCGCCGTCGCCACGGTGGCCGCGCTCGCGCCCGCGGCGCTCGCGGCCCGCGAGGCCGTCGGCGCGTGGAACGGCCGCCGCGTGCCCGCCGACCGCCGGGCCCGCGCCGCGCAGCAGGCCCGCCGGCGCGCTCGGCGCGTCGTCGTCGAGGTCTCGACCGTGCTGCTCGCCGCCGGCGCGCTCGTGTCGGTGCGCGGTCGCGGGCTCGTGCCGCTGTCGGCCGGTGAGGTCGACCCGCTCCTCGCGGCGGCGCCCGTGCTGGTCGCGTCCGCCGCGGCGCTCGTCGTGGTGCGGGTCTCCCCCGCCGTGGTCCGGTGGGCGGGCCGCGGGGCGTCGCGCTCACGCGGCTTGGCGGCACCGCTGGCCGTCGCCCGCGCGCACGGCGCGACGACCGCGGTCGTGCCGCTGCTCACGGTCACGGTGTGCGTCGCGCTCGTCGTGCTGTCGGGCACGCTCGTGCACACCGTGCGCGTCGGACAGCAGGCCGCCGCCGACCAGCTCGTCGGCGCGCCCGTGCGCCTGGACGGGCGGCTCGGCACGTTCAGCGGCCGGGACGTCCTCGAGGCGGTCGCGCAGGCCCCCGGCGTGACGACGCTCGCCACCGGCGCGCAGATCCCCCGGCGCACGTTCGGCGAGCGCACCGGCCTGACGGCGACCCTGCTGGTGGTGGACGCCGCCGAGCTCGCGCAGGTCCGCGCCGCGGCGGGCCTGCCGGTCGACGACGGTCTCGCCGCGCTCGGCGAGCCCGGGCCGGCCGGGACGGTGCCCGCGCTGGTCAGCGCCGACCTGCTCGCCCGGTCCGGGACGCTCGGGGCCGGCACGCAGGGCACCGGGACGTCGGGCACCGAGGCGATCGTGTCGGCGCTCAACGCCACGCTGCGGCTCGACGTGCGCGGCACCACCGGGCTCACCCCCGACGCCGGCGCGCCGACGCTCGACGCGCGCATCACCGACACCGTCGGCGACGACGACGGGCTGGTCGTGGTCGACCGCGCGCTGCTCGCGCGCGTCGCCGACCAGGCGCCGAGCGTCGACCGTGCGTGGGTCGCGGGTCCGGGCGCCGTGGCGGCCGTCGAGGCCGCGGGCGTGCCCCCCGAGGACCGGTCGGGCATCGTCGTGACGACGCGCGACGGGTGGTGGCGGGCCTGGTCGCAGGCGCCGCTGACGTCGGCGCTCACGACCCTGTTCCTCGCGTCGGTGGGGGTGCTGGCCGCGCTGGCCGTGCTGGCGCTCGCGCTCGTGGTGGTCGCGACGGCCCGCGAGCGCGGCCGCACGCTGTCGGCGCTGCGCACGCTGGGCCTCGACGCGCGGACCGCGCGCTGGGCGACGCTCGGCGAGCTCGCGCCGCTGGTGCTGGGCGGGCTCGTAGGCGGTGCGGTGATCGGGCTGGGCGTGCCCCTGCTCGTCGGGGACGCCCTGGGCCTGCAGAGACTGACCGGTGAACCGACCGGGACGACGGTCGTCCTGACGTGGTGGCCCGTGGTCGCGGCGGTGACCGCGCTGACGGTCGCGCTCGTGGTGGCCGTCGCGGTGGAGCAGGCCGTGCGGCGGCGGGACCGGCTGGGCGACGTGCTGCGGGTGGGTGAGCGGTGA